One Beggiatoa leptomitoformis DNA segment encodes these proteins:
- the rplR gene encoding 50S ribosomal protein L18: MDKKIARLRRAQRTRAKIKVLGSHRLCIHKTPCHIYAQIITPEGDKVLASASTLDKTLREQVGYGGNIAAAVAVGKAIAERAKAAGIDDIAFDRSGFKYHGRVKALADAARESGLNF; the protein is encoded by the coding sequence ATGGATAAGAAAATTGCCCGTTTACGTCGTGCGCAACGGACTCGTGCCAAAATAAAGGTGCTCGGTTCGCACAGATTATGTATCCATAAAACCCCATGCCATATTTATGCACAGATTATCACCCCTGAAGGTGATAAGGTGTTAGCCAGTGCCTCTACCTTAGATAAAACATTACGAGAGCAAGTTGGTTATGGTGGTAATATCGCGGCCGCTGTTGCAGTTGGTAAAGCAATTGCGGAGCGAGCAAAAGCAGCTGGTATCGATGATATCGCTTTTGATCGTTCTGGATTTAAATATCATGGACGAGTTAAAGCGTTAGCTGATGCAGCACGTGAAAGCGGTCTGAACTTCTAG
- the rplF gene encoding 50S ribosomal protein L6, with product MSRIAKNPVAVPKGTDVNLQGQFLKVNGSKGSLEHEVHADVQVVFDDGILTFAPRKETKESNALAGTTRAIVSNMVTGASKGFERKLTLVGVGYRAQVQGTTLNLTLGFSHPVNFVIPQGITIETPSQTEVIVKGADKQKVGQIAANIRAYRPPEPYKGKGVRYANEVIIMKEVKKK from the coding sequence ATGTCAAGAATCGCAAAAAATCCTGTGGCCGTGCCAAAAGGAACAGATGTTAATCTGCAAGGACAGTTCTTGAAGGTTAATGGCAGTAAAGGTTCTCTGGAGCATGAGGTTCATGCTGATGTGCAAGTTGTGTTCGATGACGGTATACTTACCTTCGCACCACGCAAAGAAACCAAAGAATCCAATGCATTGGCTGGAACAACCCGCGCAATTGTAAGCAATATGGTGACGGGCGCAAGCAAAGGATTTGAAAGAAAATTAACCTTAGTTGGTGTCGGTTATCGTGCACAAGTGCAAGGAACAACACTTAATTTAACATTGGGGTTTTCTCACCCAGTCAACTTTGTTATTCCGCAAGGCATTACTATTGAAACACCTTCACAAACGGAAGTGATTGTGAAAGGTGCGGATAAACAAAAAGTCGGGCAGATTGCTGCTAATATTCGTGCTTATCGTCCGCCAGAACCTTACAAAGGCAAAGGTGTTCGTTATGCAAACGAAGTCATCATTATGAAAGAAGTGAAGAAGAAATAA
- the rpsH gene encoding 30S ribosomal protein S8, with translation MSMTDPIADMLTRIRNAQSTRKQTVDMPVSKIKIEVAKILKSEGYISDYKISDGVKAILTLELKYYLSKPVISEIKRISRPGLRIYKDKDSLPSVLNGLGIAIISTSKGLMTDHVARTHGHGGEVLCVVS, from the coding sequence ATGAGCATGACTGATCCTATTGCCGATATGCTGACACGCATACGCAATGCGCAATCGACTAGAAAACAAACTGTTGATATGCCCGTTTCTAAAATTAAGATTGAAGTTGCTAAAATTCTCAAATCAGAGGGTTATATTAGTGACTATAAGATATCTGACGGCGTAAAGGCCATTCTGACGCTTGAATTGAAATATTATTTAAGTAAGCCTGTTATTTCTGAGATTAAACGTATCAGTCGCCCAGGATTGCGGATTTATAAAGATAAAGACAGCTTGCCCAGTGTGTTGAATGGCTTGGGTATCGCGATTATTTCTACATCTAAAGGCTTGATGACCGACCATGTTGCACGTACGCATGGACACGGTGGTGAAGTCTTATGTGTTGTGTCATAA